The Phyllopteryx taeniolatus isolate TA_2022b chromosome 2, UOR_Ptae_1.2, whole genome shotgun sequence nucleotide sequence TTATTCACTATGTTGCAGGATTTTGCCttgattatttttccacttttctgTTCCCGAAGACTTTCGACATGTCCAAAATTTGAGATCATCTCACActtcccaaaacaaaaaaaaaagcacaaaaaagcaCGACTACAAAAGCAAAACTGGCTTAAGTTACGCAACCGCGAGTGTCTAGTAAAGTAAACATCGTCAGCTAATTGAATATAGCCGACCACCGCGAGTTAGAATGAACTGTAATTCCTAGCAGGTGGTTAGGATAGAGGGAGGCCGCGGTTGCTCTTTAAATGGCTTCGATGCGCAAACGCTAACAAAATGGGGTCACGACGGGCGGCGTCTCCGCGACTCGACACGCGTCATTTCATTGACACTACTACGGACTCCTTTGGATTGCCGGACAACCGTGAAGCCATCATCCAAACTCAGCCGATCTGGTGACATcggattttcacattttgggacCTTTCAAAGAAAGGGTCAGGGGTCAGCACTTCTCTGATGGCAAACAAGTTAAGACAGAGCGTCACCAACGCGACTTGTTTTGAGCTCCTCCTTGCGGCACGCGTTTTCCTTCCCGCAGGAAGTCGAGATCGAAGCGGACGCGCTCTTCTGACGGTGGACGCCGGAAACGGCGCCGTGTGGTCCAGGCCCGAATGCCGGCGTGGCGAGCTTCTCCGCCTGATGCTCTACTACGCCTCCACGCTCAGGTACCTCGCTTTCGCCCCGCGATGATGTCACTTCCCGTTGCGGTGACGTCGCGTCCTGTCCCCTAGTGCGGCCGACGCTCCCGCCGTGACGGCGCTGGTGGACGCCCGGCGGGCCGCGCCCGCGCCCGCCCTCCTCGCCGCTCTCGAGGCCGTGCAGGTGAGACCGGACGCGGCGGCTCGCGCGACGTGACTCGATTGACAGCTCGGTTGCGCGTGTAGGAGGAGCTTCCGAACCGCCTCCGCAGCGTGTTAGTGCTCATCGACCGGGACGCGGACGCGCCCGTGCGGGTGGACAAACGGACGCAGGTGAcgtctcgtgtgtgtgtgtgtgtgtgtgttgtgtgtgtcgtTTATACAGTACGTGTGCATGCTtttatgcgtgtgcgtgcgcgcaggTGGAGGTGTTGACCTCGCTCGAGTGTCTTGCTGAGCGCGTGGATCTTGATCAGCTTCCGGGAGAGTTTGGAGGTTCTTTCCGCTTCAGTCACAGCAGCTGGCTGGCCTTCCGATACGTcagtacgcacgcacacacacgcgcgcacgcacgctgGCGTCACGATGCGCACGCAATGAGGCACGGGGCGCGTGCGTTGTGTGTCCGCCAGAGAGTGGAGCAGCTGACCAATCAGTGCGAAGACGTCATCCAGCTGCTGCGCAAGAATGTCGACATCATGGAGGACACGCGCCTCCCCGACACCCGCCAGgtacacgcgcacgcacacaggaACACGCAAGGAACACGCAatgcacacgcatacacgcCTACGGTTGTCGTTTCCCAGGATGCCGAGCGTCAGCTGAGCGGCTACCGGGCGTTGATGAGCGGCGTCCTCGGAGACGGCCGATTGGCGCGCTTGCAGCGGGAGGGCGGGACCTCGCTGTCGCTGCTGCGGCGGGACGGCGAGGGCGAGGGCGGCCCTGCGGCGGCGGCTGCGGCGGACGCCGTTTCCCATCTGTACGAGCGGGCGGACGAGCTGCTCCACCGGCTGGTGGCCGTCAACAACGGCAGGACGCGGCAGCTCAACTTCATCCGAGACTTCTGGGCAGCGGCCGACGCCTTCGCGCAGGTGGCTgaccacttcctccagctcttccgggggggatcccgaggcgttcccgggccagccgggcgacgtagtctctccggcgtgtcccgggtcgtccccggggtctcctcccggcgggacgtgcccggaacacctcaccgggtaggcgtccgaatcagatgccccggccgcCTCGtctgcggaggagcagcggctctactctgagcccctcccggatgaccgagcttctcacccgttctcAAAAgtcatttcagaatcagaatcagaatcagaatcatctttatttgccaagtatgtccaaaacacacaaggaatttgtctccggtagttggagccgctctagtacaacagacagtcaatttacagaacactttggagacataaagacattaacaaaaaacaacaacaaacaacaattgtgcaaaaagatgcagagtcctcagttcgaatggctaatatcgcaatagtccggtgcaatgaccattgtgcaaagggcacaagacttcaaggagtgtatgcggtttaaagtgacgagtagtgcgataatctgggacagtggttgtgcaaatgttacagatactcctcaatcagtgtgcaaatggagcagctTGCATCCGGGATCTCCTTCTTTCGGCCACGACCGTAGATCGACCgctaaatcgagagcttcgccttccggcttagctccttctttaccacaaagtccgcaccgatccgcctgtcgatctcccgttccgttcttccctcactcgtgaacaagaccccgagatacttggaactcctccacttggggcggcGAtctcacccttttccgactgaggaccacggtctcagaaaacatgcgtggtaggttaattggcgactctaaattgcccgtcggtgtgaatggttgtttgtttgtttgtttgtttgtttgtgcgccgcgattggctggcgaccagttcggggtgtacgccgcctctcgcccgaagatagctgggagaggcctCCAGCGCGcatgcgacccgcgtgaggagaaacggtacagaaaaaaagaatatacatatatatatatatatgtatatatttattcacACTAACGACagcttgaaaaaaagaaaaatgaggaACACGAAATTGGACACACGAGTTGGTTTTCAGAAAAGCCCCAAAATGTCAAAGGTCATCATTGTGTCCTTTGTGTGGACACTTTTAATGGCACAATCGCTTGACCGCGAAGTGCCCCCAATCAGGTTTTCTGATGTGATGGATAACAAGCAACCCGAGACTCGCATcggtcaaatgaaaaatgtctttCCGTCCGTCTGGAGCGTGATCGATAAACGTGCGTGTGCGTTCCAGGTGAGGGCGTGGATGGAGGGCGAGGGCGAGCTGCGGCTCAGGAGCCTCGGCCGACCGGACGGCTCGCCGGAGGCTCTGCGCCGGAAGCGGCGGGACTTCCGTGACTTCTGCTCCTCGGCACGCGTGGGTTCTCCTTTTTCTTGCTTTCTTGCGTCGAGGCTTCGACGTCCTCCCAAAATTCCGGCCGCTAGTTTCCACCTCGCGGGAATTGCCGCATTTTGCGCAATCCCCCTTTTTCAGACATTCGACAAAAGGTCGCGCCTTGTTCCCGTTCCGAAATTGGAACGACCTTTTGTTCCGCTCATTCGGCACGGCTTCACAACTTAGCCAAAATGTAGAATTGCCGCAGTTTTCTGCATTGAATTTCCAAATACATCTTCCCGCAATCAAAATTCCACATCCGATCCCGGCAGACTTTGTGCAAATCTCGTCACGTCGCTCCTTTTGCTCACAaggcgtgtgcgcgtgcgcgtgcgtgtgcgtagGCCCGCTGCGAGGAAGGCGAGGTTTTGCTGCGCGGTCTGGACCGCTGGCGCCACGTCTGGACTTCGGACCTGCGCGGCTACGAGGTCCGAGTGGGCTCCATGCGGGCTCGGCTCCGAGAGTTCTCGCGGCGCGTGGACGCCGCCGGACGGCAAATCGACAAGGCCGTCGCGCTCTACCGATTCCTGGACCACGTACGTGCATTCTTCGCATTCCTCttcaacaaacacaacaatcgcacggataaacacacacacacacacaataaaagggacacttttgtgtgtgagtattaacgtgtttgtgtgtccatCTACCTGACTTTGTGTACACTGTTTTGcgcgtgtttgtttttttgcgtgcgTTGGAGGTAACGTCCGAGAGACGAAAGGTTTGGCCTCTTTTCTTCGGAGGTTTTGGTCGTAGCGGCTCCCTGCCGTGACGTCGCGCGGTCTCGGACCGATCCTAGCTTCGCCTCGGCGTCCGGAAATTCAGTCCGACGCTTTTCTCCAACTTTCGGCAGTGCGTCGGCCATATTGAACGTGTCAGCTCTGCCCGTACGGAACGGCGCGCTCCGACAACGGCCCGACTTTcccagcctgtgtgtgtgcgcgcggcgTGCGTAGGGGGGTCGTGTGAGCGTGGTCAGGTCAGGAGGCCTCACTCTGCCCGCTTCGGTCACACTCAAGACGCACTCGAGGTACGACACGCTTTCTTCACTTTCtcacgctgtgtgtgtgtgtgtgtgtgtttgtgcgcgcaTGCGAGCATCTTGGCTGAATGCTCTTGATTGATGAGGAGTTCACCGATGTGTCCTGATCACCAGACGCTCACTTccctcgcacgcacgcacgcacggtgAAAAGGAGGTCAGCGCACTCCGGCGCACACGCTTGAATGTTCAGCCGAAGGACTTTAGTTTGATTATTATAAAGTGCTCGTTGTTTTGATCTCTCTTGAGATCTCTACCCAATTAGGAAATCTATTTGTTCTCGGTTTTTAGTGGCGGCCTTCAGGCAACAGTGAAGCAACACGTGTAGACAGACGCTATAACCCTgctcactggcatatattctttatcctctgcgaaaacgCCAAACTATGACGCCTTGCCACGCGATATGAGGAGGAAAACAGGAAGTCACTCTCTTAAACACGGACGTGTTATTCAAGTGTTGTTCAACTTTTGGCATCATTATGTCgttctgagtgtgtgtgcgtgcgtgcgtgcgcgtgcaggCGTACGGCTGGGCGATCAAGAGTCGCCACCGTCTGGCCGCCATCGCCGTGGAGAGGAACATGTCGCCGGAGCAGTGCCGGGCCGCCATTGGTTCCTTGGAGGAGCACGGGCGCCATTACCCTCCGATCCCAGAGGCCGCTTTCCAGGAGATGAAGGCGCTGGCCGACGAGCTGCGGGACGAGCGCGGCCTGCGGCAGCTGAGCTTCGCCCGCGCCACGTGTCGGGAGGCCCGCGCCACGTTCGACAAGAAGATGGCCGACGCGCGGTCGGCTCGAGATTCGGCCCGCGAGCGACGCTCGCGCTTAAGCGCCGCGTCCGCGGAGACGCTCTCGGGGGCCGGCGACGCCGCCCGGAGCCCCCCGGAGGCAGGCCCTCCGTCGGCTCCCGTCGACCCCCGGCGGGGGCCCCTCCTCTGGCGCCTGTTTGGCGGTGACCCCGCCAGGCCCCGCCTCCACTCGTCCGCCGGCTCCACCCCTTGCTCCTTCCCCCGCCTGCTTCGTAAAACGCAAAGCTTCGACTGTCCCGCCGCCGCCGGCCAGAAGGCGTGCCGCTCGGGCCCCCCGGCCCGCGCCCTCGGCGAGCCGGCGCGCAGAGGAAACACGGGCGTGTTCATCCGAGGTTTGGAGGTCAGCAGCACTGAGTGCGCCGAGCGAAACCCGCGCCCCAGGCCCGAAGTCCGGGCGGGGCACGGACGCCGTGGGCCCGGGACGCCGGGGACCCCCGCCGCGCCCGAGAGTCACTCTGCGGAAGGACGGGGTGGCGGAAGGTGGGTTGTTGCCGTGGTTACACGAGTCAAGCTGACGGCTCGGCGCCGTGCTAACAGATCAAATACATTCGGCAACCGGTGGTGGCGCCAGTTGGTTGTTTCCATAGTAACACTCCAGTCAAGGTGACGACGATTGTAACAATCACCTTGCTGTCTGTTggttgttgccatggtaacacaAAGAATTGGCATTCAAATTCAAGTTGAGCGGTTTCAGgtagttgccatggtaacacaAGGCAAACGGGTCCCATGGTTGCTGGCATGGTAACAGGCAAGCTGGTCAGGTaactgttgccatggtaacaaacAAGCCCAGCTGTTGATGAAGAGTGGTTGTTGTTCGTTGCCGCGATGACACAAAATCCGAGCGAAAGGACGTCGGGCGACATACTGAAAGCGTTTTTTGCCCCGGACAGGAAGTTGCGTCACATCGTGGAGGAAATGGTGACCACGGAGCGCAAGTACGTGCGCTCTCTACGCTACGTGATCGATCACTACTTCCCCGAGATGGAGCGCGAAGATCTCCCCCAGGACCTGCGCGGGAAACGCTTCGTGGTCTTCGGGAACCTGGAGAAGCTTCTGGACTTCCACAGCCAGTTCTTCCTGAAAGAACTGGAGGCCTGCTGGAAACATCCGCTGAGGGTGTCGCAGTGCTTCCTCAGACACGTACGACGCCACACGCGCAGACGCGCCGCGGTCGGTGgatgttgtcatggtaacacacAGGCGGTAACAATGTCGAACTGGCAGGCGGTTGCTGTGGTAACGCACTCAACCGGACGCTAGCTGATTGTCGTCACGGTAACATTCAAGCCGATCTCGGGGCGTTGTTGCTACGGCAACACGTCGACCCGGTGTTAGGTGACTGTTGTCACGGCAACGTTCACGTTGATGTCGGGGTCGTTGCTCTGGTAACACACGTCAAACCCACATCGGGTAGCTGTTGTCATAGTAACACGCAGGGCAAAAGGTCAGGCGTTTCTTGCCGTGGTCACAAGTCAAGCTGATGTCAGGTGATCGTTGCTACGGTCACACAAACACGTCCAACGACTGTCATGGTGACGCAGACACAAGTCAAGCTGATCTTtgatggctgtgtgtgtgtgtgttgtacgcACAGGTGTGTCTGTTATGTGACATCATAGTTAGCCTTCTATTGCttgacacgtgtgtgtgtgtgtgtgtagcaggAGCAGTTTAGCCTGTACGCGCTGTACAGTAAAAACAAGCCAAAGTCGGACGCTCTGCTGGCCAATCACGGCCTCGCCTTCTTCAAGGTGGGATGACACTCGGCACGTGACCTTTCAACTCAGCTGACCTGTCACCGGACGTATTGCtgacgcgtgtgtgcgtgcgcagaGGAAGCAGCGCGAGCTGGCCGACAAGATGGACTTGTGTTCGTACCTGCTGAAGCCGGTTCAGCGGATGAGCAAGTACGCGCTGCTGCTGGACGACCTCATCAAGGAAGTGGGCGCGGCGCAAGAGGCGGAGCTCACCTCGCTGCAGAAGGCCGTCGCCATGGTGAAGTTCCAGCTTCGCCACGGCAACGACCTTCTCGCCATGGACGCCATCCGACATTGCGACGTGCGTTTGCATCTCTTCTCGTTTGTTTGAATACGTCGGGACTAGGGATGAGCATCGCTCAGATGGGACTTCTTGAAACGATCCGGAACTTTCATGGTATTCTTCCGCGTTTTACGATCACCACTGGttcattctttttaaataaGTAAACTTGTCTTGCAACTGCAACGACattactgtaaaataaatgcaaacaatGATTTACAGACGTATTTTGTGCAAAAGAAGAGCGTGACGTAGAACTGCAGGAAGACGAGGCGGCGACAGTTGGTGGCGTGTTGAGAGGCAGCCCAAACGCTGGCGTGTGCCGCGCGTTTGCTAGCAAACGCTGGCGTGTGCCGCGCGTTTGCTAAGTGGTTGTTAGCTTGCTCACGATTCACACTAGTTGGTTTTCGTTTTCGCTTTGTCGTTTTCGGGAGGAACCAACCCCCAAAACTCTCTGCCAGTGTATCCCTACTTGATTTAtttccaatgcaattataatgggtgtcaattatccgCGTATTTCTGCTCTTTGAGATGCGGCCGAATAGCGGAGGCCCGCTGTACTTGCCTATTGCTCGCGTACTAGCATGGTACCTCGCATTTTCTCTGTCAACCTTTTCGATTCGCACGTGATGTACTTCTTTGTTCGTATCACACAATGAAACCGGTCCCGCGGACGCCATCCGCGCGTCCCGCTCCAGGCGTGAGCGATCAAACTTTTACACGAGCCCGACGCATCGACCGCTCGTGCCCGGAGAGAGAAACGCAATCAATGCTCAGATGCTGCGCCAGTGTAGCTAAGCCGATTACAACCGTCGGCTTATACGGAACCACGGATCGGATCGTAAAATGCTTGCGCAGGGAGGAGCCAGGCAGGCGCCGGAACGGGCGAGACGGCTCGCCTCCGATTGAGAAAATGCATTTTGGACGAATCTCGAAACTTGATTGCGAGTTATCGGCGAAGTCCGAGGTGCGAAAGAACGTTTGTATAGCCTGagtcaatcaaaactaaatttgaataatttttgcAAGACCGTTAACACAATCGTTGTGGGTGGAGCTTACCGATAATCCGGTCTTGAAAAAGGGCCAGTTCAATACCGGGACTCGGTCCACATCCCTAGTCCAGACCGAGTCGCGATAATAAGATGGtcgtaataataacaataagaaGAAATAATACGGCTGAGGCTGGCTGCAGGTCAACCTGAAGGAGCAGGGTCAGCTGCTGCGCCAGGACCAGTTCACCGTCTGGACCGGGAGGAGGAAGTGCGAGAGGCGGGTCTTCCTGTTTgacgagctgctgctcctcagCAAAGCCAAGAAGATGGACGGACGCCTCGACATCTTCGTATACAAACACTCCTTCAAGGTACGCGCTTGCCAAGTCCGCCTCACTTCCTGTTCCTTATTTCCTGTTCTTCACTTGGTTACTTTCTGCACTGCGCTTCCGTCACTTCATGCTCTTCATTTCCTGTTACTTGTAGCGCTTTGTTTTCTGTCACTTCCTGGTCCTCACTGTTACTTCCTGttagtttcttcacttcctgcccTTTGTTTCTTGTCGCTTTCTGCTTTTCATTCCATCTCTTCTTGCACTTCGCTTTCTGTCACTCGCTGTTCCTCACGTCCTCCTCACtacctgcacttttttttcctcaattcgtGCCTCTCTCACTCAACGACGCACTTCAGACGGCGGACTTGGGTCTGACCGAGTCGAGGGGAGACGACGGTCTTTGCTTTGCGATTTGGTTCCGGAGGAGGACGTCCAAGAACCAGACACTGACCCTGCAGGCCGCCAGCGCCGACGTTAAACGCGCCTGGACGCACGAGCTGACCAGAATCCTCTGGACGCAGGCCACCAGGAACAAAGGTGAGAACGGCGCCTGCCGaccgcgcgcgcgcacgcacgcacacggagTGAGCCGCCCGCTGCGCATGTGTGCAGAGGCGCGTCTGAAGGAGATGCTGTCCATGGGGGTGGGCAACAAGCCTTATTTGGACATCCGGCCCAGCGCCGCCGCCATCAGCGACCGAGCCGTTCACTACATCACCGGGACACGAGGTACGCCCTCCGCTCGCCTTGCACGCCTCCATTAAGGCCTTTGAACCCTTTTGAATGCAAATGACAATGGGCCGCCTTCACAAATAAACGCGGAGAAATGTTCTTACTCCGCGTATACGTAAACCATCGTTGGATTTGTGACACGTGCGCACCGGCcactttgcttcttttttttggacGAACGGTTTTCGTTTCTATTGGCCCCCAGGTGCAAGGACTCGAGCGTCCATCGCCGTGTCGGCCTCCGATCGCGCCGACCCTTTCAAGCGCGTGGCGCCGACCTCCGACCCTTCGTCGTCCAGCTTGCTGGGCTCCCTCAACCTGCACGTGTTCCACCACGAGCCGCCGGGGGGCGCCGCGGTCCCCGCGGCAGGCGACGCCGCCTTCGGCACGTCGCCGTGTATCGAGGAAGACGAGCGGGAGCACGAGACCGCCAGCCAGCCCTCCATGAGTATgttgaaaaaaacacattgacacaacGAGCAAATCACATTGGCACCCGTGCCCAACTTTGGCATCTGtgtcgacaaaaaaaaagatttggctAGTTAATGAAAActtgaagtgaaattggacGGTTCCCTGCAGCACACCTGACCTTCTCTCGTGTCGTCCGGCAGCCACAGAAAGTTCCGGCTCGTCGTCTCGTCGCCTTTCGGGGTCGACGGGCTCCGACTCGGGCTGCGCCTCCTCCTCCCGCCTCCCGGACCCGAGCTCCGCCTCGTCCTCTCGCTCCTCCCGGAAACCTGAGTCGTCACGCGCACGCACGCTTCCCATTTGAGTGACATCACTTCCCGAAAGGGCCGCTCGTCCTCAGGGGGCGGAGTCCGTCGCCGACCCGCTTCGGACGCTTCCTGTCGACGAGGCCTGCGGTTGCCGTGGCGACCTGAGGGACAAATGTCCTAAAGGCTGCTTTTTCACACACTTTGAAGACAGTTCCTGAACGCACCGccgttgtttgttgtttgtgcgtCTGCTGCCACTTTTCttacatgaattaaaaacaagGACTGACTCATTTTGTCTAGCTCGGTGATTTTCAAATTTCAACCCAAAAAATGATTGGCTGTCCAAGTAGCACTACAATGAGCAACGTTAAAATACACCAGCGTAGTAGTAGTAGGCATATGACggcatgtatggcaggttggacactaaaagtaggagaaaaggatctatacaggttggccagacagacggatagagatgggaaggatgggaagtgtgatgtttgtgtgtgatggAGGGTGGAGGCATTCACTGGAAAGGAGGTGGAATGAAGATGAAGTAGAAGACAGAAGATATGTGCATGAaggagaggggtggtgggggaagagcgaggctacagggagaagatgatgaggatggagctgccaggcaagagagcgagaggaagagcaaagagaaggtcgatggatgtcgtgagggaagacatgagggcggttggtgttggagaggaggatgcgggagatgggacaagccaaaaggaaaagaagaagaagagcatgACCTTCTCATCgacgatgacatcatcatgtgAAGAAAAGTGACTTCATCACATTTTGTGATAAAAGTCTTTATTATTTGGCAGACTATTCTTCATCCACTCCACAATGTGAGGCTCGCGTAACACCTGACAGGACGTGACAGCATGTCAGATCATGTGACCCACACGTGAGCAGTCACGCGGTCAGGTTAGCGGTCAGGCGTCTGCTCCGGTGGCCACGTGCCAGACGGTTGGCATCGCTCAGAAGTTGCTCTGCTGCAGACAGCGGCACCCGCAGCCGGCCGGGCACTGGTCCCGCTTCCGGAACCAGTCCATCATGTGAGCCGTGTGACCGCCGTGGCCGCAGCTGAGGCAGAAGTGGGAGGAGCCTCGCACAGCCACGTGACACACGGCGCACTGGAAGCTCACACGCTTGCACGCCGCGCACTGCGCGCTGCGACTTGGACTGCCGCAGTGGCAGCACAACACGCACAAttctgaaatgacaaaaaaccaGGCGCCGAAAGTCAGCACGGGTATCGTAAAGGAAGCTAGCATGGATGTCAAACAGGAAGTTAGCCCAGATGTTATACAGGAAGTTAGCACGAACATCAAACAGCCAATTGGCACGGGTGTTGAACAGGAAATTAGCACTGGCGTCACCagttctgttcataacttttatggacagaatttctaggcgcagccgaggcgtagagggggtccggtttggtggcctcagtattacatctctgagagagggtgagaagctcggtcatccgggaggatctcagagtagagccgctgctccttcacatcgaggggaaccagatgaggtggctggggcatctgattcggatgcctcccggacgcctggtgaagtgttccgggcaagtcccaccgggaggagaccccggggatgacccaggacacgctggagagactacgtccttcggctgtcctgggaacgccttgggatccccccggaagaattggatgaagtggctggggagagggaagtctgggcgtccctgccaaagctactgcccccgcgacccgacctcggataagcggtagaaaatggatgatggacaAACAGGAAGTTAGCACGGACGTCGAAAAGGAAGCTAGCACGGGTGTCAAACACGAAGTGATCCCGGGTTTAGAAACGGAAGtttgcacaggtgtcaaacaggAAGTTAGCACGAACAACAAACAGGAAGTTAGCACGGACGTCGAAAAGGAAGCTAGCACGGGTGTCAAACACGAAGTTAGCGCGGGCGTCGAACAGGAAGCGAGCGCGGACGGGGCCGTACCGACTTGTTGGTGCGGCTCGGGCGGGCAGGAAGCGAACTTGAGCACGTCGGCCCGTTTGTCTCGGAGGTCCCAGCGGTACAAAATTTCAGCGTAGCATTTCTTGAAGTCGTCAAACTGCGGCGTGTTGCTCGGGTCCAAAAGACTGCGGGCAAGAGGAAGTGACATCACCACGGCGGCAGCAACACAGGAAGTGATATCACCGGCGGGGTGCCACCTTTTGTTCATGTCGTGTCGCTCGCACTCTCGTTCCCGTGGGTCTGTGTGTCCCTGGTTGCCGTGGCGACCGCCTTCAGGGGAGTCGCTGCGGGCGTTGGCGTGTTCCGGGTCGAGTCGACCCCCGAACGTCAGCGTCGACTCGCCGAGGGCGGTCTGAACAAACGGCACGTGACATCAC carries:
- the plekhg4 gene encoding rho guanine nucleotide exchange factor 40 isoform X4, whose translation is MAWLDSVNVERPGVSGPRRRLLSAQRDVFRVTSPEDAGGDAGPEADRRAARGESEESEGGYVAVTEMRLPRFSPQEGSLTQAVARDGTGHRTHTPSDRVPSGRRSRDPAAPNAQTERRQWTKASEQRRRGGEDADEDVLRWEKDETATGGEREREERRDRTEAAGKPGAAEAAPRREVRPTIRTGSGRGGDGGKKQAKGGPEGQEEKDSYFEKTTHARDPCPEKWRRRNTDAQDFGSQTLPQNIHTGDSYSEKLPQQNIHTEDFYSEKLPEQIQTEGSYSEKLPEQIPTEDSYSEMLPQQNIHTEDFYSEKLSEQIQTEGSYSEKLPEQTHNEDSYSENLPQKNIHIEDSYSEKLPQQNIHTEDFYSEKFPEQIQTEGSYSEKLPEQTHNEDSYSENLPQKNIHIEDSYSEKLPQQNIHTEDFYSETLPEQIQTEGSYSEKLPEQIPTEDSYSEKLPQQNIHTEDFYSEKLPEQIQTEGSYSEKLPEQIPTEDSYSEMLPQQNIHTEDFYSEKLPEQIQTEGSYSEKLPEQTHNEDSYSENLPQQNIHNEDFYSEKLPEQIHAEDFCSEKLPVQNIHNEDFHSETVQTKIHTEGSYCEKLPEQIQQMHSLAEDSYFEDGLAPVSIAARTKDSYCERKWQHGESYQSLASFQSGFSRMLLRSGVIALPGSRDRSGRALLTVDAGNGAVWSRPECRRGELLRLMLYYASTLSTCACFYACACAQVEVLTSLECLAERVDLDQLPGEFGGSFRFSHSSWLAFRYVSTHAHTRAHARWRHDAHAMRHGARALCVRQRVEQLTNQCEDVIQLLRKNVDIMEDTRLPDTRQDAERQLSGYRALMSGVLGDGRLARLQREGGTSLSLLRRDGEGEGGPAAAAAADAVSHLYERADELLHRLVAVNNGRTRQLNFIRDFWAAADAFAQVRAWMEGEGELRLRSLGRPDGSPEALRRKRRDFRDFCSSARARCEEGEVLLRGLDRWRHVWTSDLRGYEVRVGSMRARLREFSRRVDAAGRQIDKAVALYRFLDHAYGWAIKSRHRLAAIAVERNMSPEQCRAAIGSLEEHGRHYPPIPEAAFQEMKALADELRDERGLRQLSFARATCREARATFDKKMADARSARDSARERRSRLSAASAETLSGAGDAARSPPEAGPPSAPVDPRRGPLLWRLFGGDPARPRLHSSAGSTPCSFPRLLRKTQSFDCPAAAGQKACRSGPPARALGEPARRGNTGVFIRGLEVSSTECAERNPRPRPEVRAGHGRRGPGTPGTPAAPESHSAEGRGGGRKLRHIVEEMVTTERKYVRSLRYVIDHYFPEMEREDLPQDLRGKRFVVFGNLEKLLDFHSQFFLKELEACWKHPLRVSQCFLRHQEQFSLYALYSKNKPKSDALLANHGLAFFKRKQRELADKMDLCSYLLKPVQRMSKYALLLDDLIKEVGAAQEAELTSLQKAVAMVKFQLRHGNDLLAMDAIRHCDVNLKEQGQLLRQDQFTVWTGRRKCERRVFLFDELLLLSKAKKMDGRLDIFVYKHSFKTADLGLTESRGDDGLCFAIWFRRRTSKNQTLTLQAASADVKRAWTHELTRILWTQATRNKEARLKEMLSMGVGNKPYLDIRPSAAAISDRAVHYITGTRGARTRASIAVSASDRADPFKRVAPTSDPSSSSLLGSLNLHVFHHEPPGGAAVPAAGDAAFGTSPCIEEDEREHETASQPSMTTESSGSSSRRLSGSTGSDSGCASSSRLPDPSSASSSRSSRKPESSRARTLPI